TGAAAATGTTTGGTGACGGTCAGACTTTTGCCTTCACAGTAAGGAATAATTTATTTGTAAACAGAAACGGGAAAACTATTGCTGTAACCAACGAAACGAATGAAAATATCATCAGCGGACAGGCTGTTCACAGAAATGAATTCGGGATAGACACAGGAATTTTTCCTGCACCTAACTCTGAGAGTGTAGCTTTCTATAAAATGGATCAGAGCATGGTAGCTGATTATCCGATCATTGACTGGTCTGTAACGCCTGCTGTAAACCACAATATCAAATATCCAATGGCTGGGCAGACTTCTCACCAGGTGACATTAGGGGTTTTCAATATTAAAACTCAATCTACTACTTTCTTAAAAGTTGAAGGTGAAAAAGACCAATATCTGACGGCCGTTACATGGAGTCCGGATTCAAAATACATCTTTGTAGGTGTTTTGAACAGAGGTCAGAATCATATGAAAATGAACCAATACGATGCTGCTACCGGGGAACTGGTAAAAACATTATTTGAAGAAACAGACAGCAAATATGTAGAGCCGCAGCATCCACTTACTTTTTTCCCGAATTCCAATACAGATTTTATCTGGCAGAGTCAGAGAACAGGATACAATCACTTGTTCCATTATAGTTTAGAAAAAGGACTGGTTGCACAAATCACAAAGGGTGACTGGCTGGTAACTGATATCTTAGGATTCAATGAAAAGAAAAAGGAAATTTATTTCACGTCTACAAAAGAAACTCCTTTAGAAAGACATTTATATAGAATCAACTGGACGAACTTCAAGATGCAAAGGCTGGACAATGCAGAAGGTATGCACATCGGAACATTAAGCAGCGATGGAAATTACCTGTATGATGCTTACAGCAATGCCAATTCACCGAGAGTTGCCAATATTATCAATACTTCCAATTTAAAATCTACGAATATCCTCACTTCTGAAAATCCATTAAAGAATTATGAGAGACCAGAAATTAAAAATGTAGAACTAAAGGCTGATGACGGAACTCCTTTGTATGGAAAAATTATTCTTCCAACAAACTTTGATCCGAATAAAAAATATCCTGCTATTGTTTATTTGTATAACGGACCGCACTTACAGCTGATCACAAATACTTTCCCAGCTTCCGGAAACCTTTGGTATGAATATATGGCTCAGAACGGGTACATCATCTTCACAATGGACGGAAGAGGTT
The window above is part of the Chryseobacterium sp. MA9 genome. Proteins encoded here:
- a CDS encoding DPP IV N-terminal domain-containing protein; this encodes MKLHKFSLLMLVLGSSAFAQTQKFTMAEAVNGMRTNLAVKNISQFSWAADGKSYIQAVKGGYLITDLKTNKQDTLISLNQLNRNLSSDKLKAVPSIKFTGTSNGYFTTGGKMSWIEKSGNDWKVKNTAAIDQDASNVKMFGDGQTFAFTVRNNLFVNRNGKTIAVTNETNENIISGQAVHRNEFGIDTGIFPAPNSESVAFYKMDQSMVADYPIIDWSVTPAVNHNIKYPMAGQTSHQVTLGVFNIKTQSTTFLKVEGEKDQYLTAVTWSPDSKYIFVGVLNRGQNHMKMNQYDAATGELVKTLFEETDSKYVEPQHPLTFFPNSNTDFIWQSQRTGYNHLFHYSLEKGLVAQITKGDWLVTDILGFNEKKKEIYFTSTKETPLERHLYRINWTNFKMQRLDNAEGMHIGTLSSDGNYLYDAYSNANSPRVANIINTSNLKSTNILTSENPLKNYERPEIKNVELKADDGTPLYGKIILPTNFDPNKKYPAIVYLYNGPHLQLITNTFPASGNLWYEYMAQNGYIIFTMDGRGSSNRGMKFEQAVFRNLGTTEMNDQMKGVEYLKSLPYVNGEKMGIHGWSFGGFMTTSFMLRKPDVFKVGVAGGPVIDWSMYEIMYGERYMDTPQENPQGYAAANLLDKVQNLKGKLLMIHGAQDDVVVWQHSIKFIKSAVDNGVQLDYFTYPGHPHNVIGKDRVHLMQKITDYFDLYLKK